A DNA window from Fusarium fujikuroi IMI 58289 draft genome, chromosome FFUJ_chr11 contains the following coding sequences:
- a CDS encoding related to Sucrose-6-phosphate hydrolase — protein sequence MATLDSPILVQLPSERHIYETVVYESPHNTSSTTSHNDVPHGQDPFATAKASETHNENVHRRWRPRYHLMPPTGWLNDPCAPGYDGVHDIYHVGFQWNPKKPEWGDISWGSALSKDLITWEVSGSPSIRPSKKHDGEEGVFTGCWSPVPSAPGRSTAFYTSARRLPIHHTIPYNWGSEAICIATSDDAGRTWQRGDALTVLDGPPRHLDVTGWRDPYVAKWPSLSRLLGHGSDKSLFGIVSGGIRGIGPAIFVYSLEQYDLAAWNFLSVLTITPTPQRQYPSQWEPDYGANWEVANFLSLPDPDDPTISHEVLMIGVEGRKQLDTKPAGRHRHSEFRRDHGQMWVSGPLVHTSTGIQMQFRSGGVLDYGAIYAVNSFHDPRSNQQVAFGWIVEEDLSAELKRAQGWAGLLSVPRIVRLRRIRHVVKALKSDLTSIKSFDVVPEDKPWQKSLSPTNSPQAYTVTAVCALPDPRLNKLRQSQRFMGPIAYHTLPEVLGSLEFPLGCSCWELNVSFDIGDDVQSIGFVIGHTKDSELRNVVSFSPDLEMLKITRAKSTNMTGVCVADEEAPHTLFSTLSPGTAARAEQSLSQEPLRLHAFFDVSCLELFANERTAITTRVYPESMTCYNIQPFVVKKSERPWSGQLLECTAWELKTSCYEG from the exons atggcaaccCTCGATTCACCCATCCTAGTCCAGCTTCCATCCGAACGCCACATCTACGAGACAGTTGTCTATGAGTCTCCTCATAACACATCTTCGACGACATCCCATAATGATGTCCCTCACGGCCAAGATCCCTTTGCCACTGCCAAAGCATCAGAAACCCACAACGAAAATGTGCATCGTCGCTGGAGACCGCGTTATCACCTTATGCCGCCAACTGGCTGGCTAAATGACCCTTGTGCACCAGGCTATGATGGAGTCCATGATATTTATCACGTTGGATTCCAGTGGAACCCCAAGAAACCAGAATGGGGCGACATTTCATGGGGAAGTGCACTTTCAAAGGACCTGATAACCTGGGAGGTCAGTGGTAGTCCATCTATTCGACCATCAAAGAAgcatgatggagaagagggggTCTTTACAGGATGTTGGAGTCCAGTTCCCTCAGCACCCGGCCGAAGCACTGCATTCTATACCTCAGCGCGGAGGCTGCCAATACATCATACAATTCCCTACAACTGGGGTTCTGAAGCAATTTGCATTGCCACATCAGACGACGCTGGTCGTACGTGGCAAAGGGGAGATGCACTGACTGTTCTGGATGGCCCTCCTCGTCACCTCGATGTTACGGGCTGGCGTGATCCATACGTTGCTAAGTGGCCTTCGCTCAGCCGGCTTCTAGGACATGGGTCAGATAAATCGCTGTTTGGCATCGTTTCTGGTGGCATTCGCGGTATTGGCCCTGCCATATTTGTCTACTCTCTTGAACAGTACGATTTGGCGGCCTGGAACTTCCTCTCTGTGCTGACTATAACACCAACGCCTCAAAGGCAATATCCTTCGCAATGGGAGCCCGACTATGGTGCAAATTGGGAAGTGGCCAACTTCCTTTCACTCCCTGACCCTGATGATCCAACGATAAGTCATGAGGTGCTGATGATTGGCGTTGAGGGGCGTAAGCAACTTGACACTAAGCCTGCTGGGCGGCATCGCCATTCAGAGTTCAGAAGGGATCACGGCCAGATGTGGGTTTCGGGCCCTTTGGTGCACACTTCAACAGGGATACAGATGCAGTTCCGTTCTGGCGGTGTTCTGGACTACGGAGCAATTTATGCTGTCAACTCCTTCCACGATCCAAGATCCAACCAGCAAGTTGCGTTTGGCTGGATTGTTGAGGAAGATCTCTCTGCAGAGCTGAAGAGGGCTCAAGGATGGGCCGGACTGTTATCGGTCCCGAGAATCGTCCGATTGAGAAGAATACGTCATGTTGTCAAGGCATTAAAGTCAGATCTCACATCCATCAAGTCGTTTGACGTGGTGCCAGAAGACAAGCCGTGGCAGAAGTCATTGTCCCCGACCAATTCTCCTCAGGCATATACGGTTACGGCAGTGTGTGCTTTGCCAGACCCTAGACTCAACAAGCTTCGACAAAGTCAGCGGTTCATGGGTCCCATAGCATATCATACCTTGCCTGAGGTTCTGGGAAGCTTGGAGTTCCCTCTCGGATGCTCCTGCTGGGAGCTCAACGTATCTTTCGATATTGGCGATGATGTGCAGAGTATTGGCTTCGTAATAGGCCATACAAAAG ATTCAGAACTACGTAACGTTGTCTCGTTTAGTCCTGACTTGGAGATGCTCAAAATTACGCGAGCTAAATCCACCAATATGACAGGCGTATGCGTAGCGGATGAAGAGGCACCACATACCCTCTTTTCGACCTTGTCTCCCGGAACGGCTGCAAGAGCTGAGCAATCTCTGTCGCAGGAGCCCTTGCGACTCCATGCATTTTTTGACGTGAGTTGTCTAGAGCTTTTCGCCAATGAAAGAACGGCAATTACTACGCGAGTCTACCCGGAAAGTATGACCTGCTATAACATTCAGCCGTTTGTGGTAAAGAAGAGTGAACGCCCGTGGTCGGGTCAGTTGCTTGAGTGTACAGCGTGGGAGCTAAAGACTTCGTGTTACGAGGGTTAA
- a CDS encoding related to transcription activator amyR — protein MNQVVFDSSLGCAVQTRSCDHCFHRKIKCDRRNPCSPCQDNHVECQYERPRKKRRYIRPVSDDPDVNSRVSSERLNILYEERAGWLPADTIDVRTPTEAQQLNSVRVNNSTNAQITTVSPFQLETEYWNLGMGECFFYPTNLFGVVDLPPYLPSLPFNVPESPGISLSSPLQHLSSQNGVLDRFLDDSSIPQLIDVFLERLQQSMPFFTRSYLHQNIARQRHLQDRSFGSLVQAICSLVLLQPVQSQEKRSWPNREARADAHLALAVNLHSQSDLGQSPTLETIMTSVFLFACQFCKGNFDAARFRLREAAALAEVMNLDKPESYGRIGDTEKQRRLRTLISLTIIERIYSVQRDYIPGTKSLSRNKLQELQNAIASSDDRGESENIIAMECISNMLEQVDFIDPDIIKCWKGFCWEEETPTHVTRSTILTLLRRYRIPPRFSGLSGIDTHAQHADILVTRHWIRIKLWSLANSHGYVEALSDDEEFRHEYAVTIASEALDTCSQFQMTSLEVHGIGLVFILEIPVDIDPN, from the exons ATGAACCAAGTGGTCTTCGATTCATCATTGGGTTGTGCTGTTCAAACTAGATCATGTGATCACTGTTTCCATCGCAAGATCAAG TGTGACCGGCGTAACCCGTGTTCGCCTTGTCAAGATAACCATGTAGAATGCCAATACGAGAGGCCTAGGAAGAAGCGCCGGTACATTCGACCGGTATCAGATGATCCAGATGTCAACTCTAGAGTATCTTCGGAGAGGCTCAACATCTTGTATGAGGAAAGGGCAGGCTGGTTGCCTGCTGATACCATTGACGTGCGCACCCCTACAGAGGCACAGCAACTGAATTCAGTGCGTGTGAACAATTCTACGAATGCGCAAATCACTACCGTCTCCCCTTTCCAGCTGGAGACAGAATACTGGAACCTTGGTATGGGGGAATGCTTCTTCTACCCAACCAACCTTTTTGGAGTGGTCGACCTTCCTCCCTATCTACCCTCACTGCCATTTAACGTGCCTGAAAGTCCTGGAATATCGCTTTCATCTCCACTCCAGCATCTCTCGAGTCAAAACGGAGTGCTCGATCGTTTCCTGGATGACAGCTCCATCCCACAGCTCATCGACGTGTTCCTAGAGCGCCTACAACAATCCATGCCCTTCTTCACCCGCTCATATCTGCATCAAAACATCGCGCGTCAACgacatctccaagatcgGTCTTTCGGCTCTTTGGTGCAGGCCATCTGCTCCCTGGTCCTTTTGCAGCCCGTGCAGAGCCAGGAGAAACGCTCATGGCCGAATCGTGAAGCTAGAGCCGACGCACACTTGGCCCTGGCTGTAAATTTACACTCACAGTCTGATTTAGGTCAGAGCCCGACTCTAGAAACGATCATGACGAGTGTCTTCTTGTTTGCATGTCAGTTCTGTAAGGGCAATTTTGACGCAGCCAGATTTCGGCTCAGGGAGGCAGCAGCTCTAGCCGAGGTGATGAATCTCGACAAGCCTGAATCGTACGGCCGGATTGGAGACACAGAAAAGCAAAGGAGGCTCCGCACACTGATCAGCCTTACGATCATTGAGAGAATCTACTCGGTCCAGAGAGACTACATTCCGGGCACGAAATCACTAAGCCGGAACAAGCTGCAAGAACTGCAGAATGCCATAGCATCTTCCGATGACAGGGGTGAAAGCGAGAACATCATTGCCATGGAGTGTATCAGCAACATGCTTGAGCAGGTGGACTTCATTGATCCCGATATAATAAAATGCTGGAAGGGTTTCTGCTGGGAAGAAGAGACCCCGACACATGTCACCAGAAGCACAATACTCACTCTCCTACGAAGGTACCGGATTCCACCACGGTTTTCTGGACTTTCTGGTATCGATACCCATGCTCAGCATGCAGATATCCTCGTTACCAGGCACTGGATCAGGATCAAGCTGTGGTCTTTGGCCAATAGCCATGGCTACGTTGAAGCCCTatctgacgatgaggagtTCCGTCATGAGTACGCCGTGACCATTGCCAGCGAGGCTCTTGACACCTGTTCTCAGTTCCAGATGACTAGTCTCGAAGTACATGGCATCGGACTTGTATTTATCCTTGAGATTCCCGTTGATATAGACCCAAACTGA
- a CDS encoding related to integral membrane protein — protein MTGRVPNVWAAIIIPVPASALALVLRIKARRMTKMGVGYDDALSIAAWFVALGYAILLIVWTTCYYMGRKIGHFPEDKIDHILEKSHEILFASEILYSWSIFLSKMSVLTFYRRLFQFSSIRVPIIILMVCCGCWITIRTFMTIFHCMPVQAYWDKSIDGKCMNNIGQYYLGTDLTHCLMDFIILALPLFEVVRMKLILGQKIAVIGIFSLGSLVGIASIFQIVEAQKYTSNSREFPYDFSLAMVWANVEVHLAVFTSCLALLRPIFRKFIPGLSSGNTTYPANGLSHASNTYTNSIALRRSRSPRDVEEVIEGQRAYAYLDYDAISLPGAKDVNSISRLQEREHHTPSMTESGGRGSLSSQNSVR, from the exons ATGACGGGCCGGGTTCCCAATGTCTGGgccgccatcatcatccccgTGCCCGCGAGTGCGCTCGCGCTGGTACTGAGGATCAAGGCGCGGCGCATGACTAAGATGGGCGTTGGCTATGACGATGCCTTGTCAATCGCAGCTTGG TTTGTGGCTCTTGGTTATGcaattcttctcatcgtgT GGACTACATGTTACTACATGGGTCGCAAAATCGGCCACTTCCCcgaagacaagatcgatcACATCCTCGAGAAATCTCACGAGATCCTCTTCGCCAGCGAGATCCTGTACTCGTGGTCAATCTTTCTCAGCAAAATGTCCGTGCTCACCTTTTACCGTCGCCTCTTCCAGTTCTCATCCATACGCGTACCCATCATTATCTTGATGGTATGCTGTGGATGCTGGATCACCATCCGGACCTTCATGACCATCTTTCACTGCATGCCTGTGCAGGCGTACTGGGATAAGTCGATTGATGGAAAGTGCATGAATAATATCGGACAATATTATCTCGGGACTGATTTGACGCATTGTTTGATGGATTTTATCATTTTGGCTTTGCCGTTGTTTGAGGTTGTGAGAATGAAGTTGATACTGGGGCAAAAGATTGCTGTCATTGGTATTTTCAGTCTTGGTTCATT GGTCGGTATTGCTTCCATCTTTCAGATCGTCGAGGCCCAAAAATACACCTCCAACTCACGAGAATTCCCCTACGACTTTTCCCTCGCCATGGTCTGGGCCAACGTCGAAGTCCACCTCGCCGTCTTCACCA GCTGCCTCGCTCTTCTACGCCCTATCTTCCGCAAATTCATCCCAGGCTTATCCTCCGGCAACACCACCTATCCCGCCAACGGCCTCAGCCACGCCTCAAACACCTACACCAACTCCATCGCCCTCCGCCGCTCCCGCAGCCCTCGGGACGTCGAGGAGGTCATTGAGGGACAGCGTGCGTACGCCTATCTGGACTACGACGCAATCAGCTTACCAGGCGCCAAAGACGTCAACTCCATCTCGCGACTGCAGGAGCGTGAACATCATACACCTAGCATGACTGAGTCTGGCGGTAGAGGTTCCCTGTCGTCGCAGAATAGTGTCCGATGA